A window of the Zeugodacus cucurbitae isolate PBARC_wt_2022May chromosome 4, idZeuCucr1.2, whole genome shotgun sequence genome harbors these coding sequences:
- the LOC105211090 gene encoding ribosome biogenesis protein BRX1 homolog, with protein MGRKIQNKKKVQQLEIVPMDENPPLPAQRTSEDVVPKREKWINKQRVLVFAARGINHRDRHLLRDIRSLMPHHRPESKMERSKTLSVINEMCEMKHCNKTILFEGRRKRDLYMWVANAPVGPSAKFLVENIHTMAELKMTGNCLRGSRPLLSFDAKFDEVPHLKLLKELFTQTFGVPNHHPKSQPFVDHVYTFTFLDNRVFFRNFQILSEDGGLAEIGPRFVMNPVKIFEGSFSGNAIWENPNYVSPSRQRQMLKKAAKERYVNRVEQKVHQEVNRPKEAYEGLEYEELFENEDAITTAKLLAEKAKKKLAVDPSKEKSTKSALTKKIKEKQLKAAVELIAKKKAKVSNKKKENTLE; from the exons atgggacgaaagatacaaaataagaaaaaggtTCAGCAACTTGAGATTGTGCCTATGGATGAGAATCCTCCACTACCGGCGCAAAGAACTTCGGAGGATGTGGTGCCCAAAAGA GAAAAATGGATAAATAAGCAACGTGTTCTAGTTTTTGCTGCAAGAGGTATTAACCATCGCGATCGTCATCTGTTGCGCGATATAAGAAGTCTCATGCCACATCATCGTCCAGAATCAAAAATGGAACGTTCGAAAACCCTATCTGTAATTAATGAAATGTGTGAGATGAAGCACTGCAACAAAACTATACTCTTTGAAGGACGCCGCAAACGTGATTTATATATGTGGGTTGCGAATGCACCAGTAGGACCCTCAGCAAAGTTCCttgttgaaaatattcataCAATGGCGGAACTGAAAATGACCGGTAACTGTTTGCGTGGATCTAGACCATTATTATCATTTGATGCTAAATTTGATGAAGTCCCAcatttgaaattattgaaagaaTTATTCACACAAACATTCGGTGTACCTAACCATCATCCAAAGAGTCAACCTTTTGTAGATCATGTCTATACTTTTACATTTTTGGATAATCGCGTATTTTTCAGAAACTTTCAAATTCTCTCCGAAGACGGTGGCTTAGCCGAGATCGGACCTAGATTTGTTATGAATCCcgttaaaatatttgaaggttCATTCAGTGGCAATGCTATTTGGGAAAATCCCAACTATGTTAGCCCATCGCGTCAACGTCAAATGCTAAAGAAGGCCGCAAAGGAGAGATACGTGAATCGGGTAGAGCAGAAAGTACATCAAGAAGTTAATAGACCAAAGGAGGCATACGAAGGTTTAGAGTACGAGGAGTTGTTTGAAAACGAGGATGCCATAACCACAGCAAAATTGTTAGCGG AGAAAGCCAAGAAAAAGTTGGCGGTGGATCCCAGTAAAGAAAAGTCTACCAAGTCAGCATTGACGAAGAAAATCAAAGAGAAACAACTTAAGGCTGCAGTTGAACTGATTgcgaaaaagaaagcaaaagtatcgaacaagaaaaaagaaaatacattggaataa
- the Rbm45_1 gene encoding RNA-binding protein 45, which produces MSDYRSSSRDGHRDGGRGGSGRDYSSDDDPPMSRLFIICNKAHTEEDFRDAFSPYGEIEDIWVVKDKNSGENKGIAYVKFAKTSDAAKAQEEMNGKTIGKMDRTLKVLVAANRNQGSNKSENEQEKYVRLFIVISKSATEEEIRSEFSQWGDVENVTIVKDKSSGSPKGFGYVRFTKFYHAAVAFENCPTKYKAVFAEPKGSTRSQRDQYGRPADDNPIVSSGRSGGGGSGGSGSYNNGNYNNDWNCSFNSDMAAFLRMQNVPVPQPTCLEVIASNSVNQDQLWRLFDIIPGLDYCQITREYGPRTNEAVVVYDNPEAAIYAKDKLHGLEYPMGERIIVKVAGMSSARMDTSFIDKRTKKDSICNVPLPPAQPMVSPDATVAQRLFIVLAANLPQSILKKVFSCWKGLIDVYLLPNKNCGYVKYADRDSAQKAIQILNGAEICGTKIKVMEAEERGNSDGDDNGRKRLRRN; this is translated from the exons atGTCCGATTATCGATCATCATCACGGGATGGCCATCGAGATGGTGGACGTGGCGGTAGCGGACGAGATTATTCGAGTGATGATGATCCGCCCATGTCGCGTCTTttcataatttgcaataaagcaCATACTGAAGAAGATTTTCGTGACGCATTTTCTCCTTATGGCGAGATTGAAGATATCTGGGTTGTAAAGGATAAAAATTCTGgtgaaaacaaaggaattgcTTATGTAAAATTCGCCAAAACATCGGATGCCGCTAAGGCACAAGAGGAGATGAATGGCAAAACCATTGGTAAAATGGATCGCACCTTGAAGGTGTTGGTGGCAGCAAA tcgAAACCAAGGTTCAAACAAGTCTGAAAATGAACAGGAAAAATATGTGCGTTTATTCATTGTTATATCGAAATCAGCAACAGAAGAGGAAATTAGAAGCGAATTTTCACAATGGGGAGATGTGGAAAATGTAACGATAGTCAAAGACAAATCGTCAGGATCTCCAAAGGGATTTGGTTATGTGCGATTTACAAA GTTTTATCATGCTGCAGTAGCCTTTGAGAACTGTCCCACCAAATATAAAGCAGTTTTCGCTGAACCAAAAGGTTCAACACGATCACAAAGAGATCAGTACGGTCGACCAGCGGATGATAACCCAATTGTTAGTTCCGGACGTAGCGGTGGTGGTGGCAGTGGAGGTAGCGGCTCTTATAACAATGGCAACTACAACAATGACTGGAATTGTTCTTTCAATAGCGATATGGCTGCATTCCTGCGCATGCAGAATGTACCAGTACCACAACCAACATGTTTAGAAGTGATTGCCAGCAATTCCGTTAACCAGGATCAGTTATGGCGATTATTTGATATTATACCTGGCTTGGATTATTGTCAAATAACCAGAGAAT atggTCCGAGAACTAATGAGGCAGTAGTCGTTTATGATAATCCTGAGGCAGCTATTTATGCAAA aGACAAATTGCATGGATTGGAATATCCAATGGGAGAGCGTATTATAGTCAAAGTGGCTGGAATGAGTTCAGCTAGAATGGACACATCTTTTATAGATA AGCGTACTAAAAAGGATTCAATATGCAATGTCCCATTGCCTCCTGCCCAGCCGATGGTATCGCCCGATGCAACAGTAGCACAGCGGTTGTTTATTGTTTTAGCAGCG AATCTGCCGCAATCCatattgaaaaaagtgttttCTTGTTGGAAGGGTTTAATTGATGTGTACTTGCTACCGAATAAAAATTGCGGCTACGTTAAATACGCAGACAGAGATAGTGCTCAAAAAGCCATTCAAATTCTGAATGGTGCGGAAATTTGTGGCACAAAAATTAAG gtaATGGAAGCCGAAGAGCGAGGTAATAGCGATGGCGATGATAATGGCAGGAAACGCTTGCGAAGAAACTAA
- the LOC105211093 gene encoding eukaryotic translation initiation factor eIF1, with translation MSIQNLNTFDPFADAIKGADDDVQDGLVHIRIQQRNGRKTLTTVQGLSSEYDLKKIVRSCKKEFACNGTVIEHPEYGEVLQLQGDQRENICQWLTKAGLAKPDQLKVHGF, from the exons ATGTCCATCcagaatttaaatacatttg ACCCCTTTGCTGATGCAATTAAGGGTGCTGACGATGATGTTCAGGACGGTCTTGTACACATAAGAATTCAGCAGAGAAATGGTCGAAAGACACTAACAACTGTGCAAGGATTATCATCAGAAtatgatttaaagaaaattgtgCGATCATGTAAAAAG gaATTTGCCTGCAATGGCACAGTAATCGAACATCCCGAATACGGAGAGGTGTTACAGCTTCAGGGCGATCAACGCGAAAATATCTGCCAATGGTTAACAAAGGCAGGTCTAGCGAAACCAGATCAACTAAAAGTGCACGGCTTTTAA
- the LOC105211094 gene encoding modifier of mdg4 — protein MNHLKWMGHSATIFDIQRNLRNDPQSCEVTLVAKGHSVRAHRFVLSSCSDLLRNLLVDVPMGQEATIVVPDIKGSLLESVLAFIYIGETSLTSTNLSEFLEAINTLGIKSAISFECNNATLSGGVQTTDAVKTLSNIQIAQEELIEQQENIAVEKIETQNVIQHERELEFLDVYSEAQHSKITYSIEHMPVASAANEYILTENSGTFTLTQNNKLENGSNSDTEKLVEMEDTTEDGHIIEEYSSNSADPIIEITTNTATTSSPKVTATTSTNSQVPQPLIQIKPTPKIKTIKIKSQSPSETDQMHQSMFTTLDPTADPISVLKTDDNYATLNAAPSTQEDALFYAVQAVINEGMSLQKAALKYDLSKTVLWRRVRKHPNYMKTTRENPVLTMAYERLKGGDSLKNISRELDIPMSTLHRHKVRLAQQGRLPDYVSFKKRDVNSKIELKDKLTKALHACVHEGMSQNHAANLFDIPKSTLWRHLQKRVAEAELSQKLELGHIKEEVILS, from the exons ATGAATCATTTGAAATGGATGGGCCATTCGGCAACAATTTTTGATATACAAAGAAATCTTCGCAATGATCCTCAAAGCTGTGAGGTGACACTGGTAGCCAAAGGTCACTCAGTGAGGGCCCACAGGTTTGTgctttcatcatgttctgactTGCTGCGAAATCTGCTGGTGGATGTTCCAATGGGACAGGAAGCTACAATAGTAGTGCCAGATATAAAAGGATCACTTTTGGAGAGTGTGTTGGCTTTTATATACATTGGAGAAACAAGCCTCACATCGACTAATTTATCAGAATTCTTGGAAGCTATAAACACCTTAGGTATCAAGTCAGCAATAAGTTTTGAGTGCAACAATGCAACGCTATCTGGAGGTGTTCAGACAACAGATGCAGTAAAGACACTAAGTAATATACAGATTGCACAAGAAGAGCTTATTgaacaacaagaaaatattgCTGTCGAAAAAATAGAA acACAAAACGTAATACAACATGAACGAGAACTGGAATTTTTAGATGTCTACAGCGAAGCTCAACATAGTAAAATTACATACTCCATCGAACATATGCCCGTTGCCAGCGCAGCCAATGAATACATATTAACTGAGAATTCTGGAACTTTTACCTTAACTCAAAACAATAAGCTAGAAAATGGTTCGAATTCGGATACGGAAAAACTTGTTGAAATGGAGGACACTACAGAAGATGGTCACATCATAGAGGAATATAGCAGTAACAGTGCAGATCCGATAATAGAAATTACTACAAATACTGCAACAACAAGTTCTCCAAAAGTAACTGCCACAACAAGTACTAATTCGCAAGTGCCACAACCGCTAATTCAAATAAAACCAactccaaaaataaaaacaattaaaattaaatctcAATCCCCTTCAGAGACAGATCAAATGCACCAATCAATGTTTACCACACTTGACCCCACCGCAGATCCAATTTCAGTATTGAAGACTGATGATAACTATGCCACATTGAATGCCGCACCAAGTACTCAAGAAGATGCTCTTTTTTATGCTGTTCAGGCAGTAATAAATGAAGGTATGAGCTTACAGAAGGCTGCACTGAAATATGATTTATCGAAAACAGTTCTATGGCGGAGGGTGCGAAAACATCCAAATTATATGAAAACTACGCGTGAAAATCCTGTTCTTACTATGGCGTACGAACGATTGAAAGGTGGCGACTCCTTGAAGAATATCAGCCGCGAATTGGACATACCTATGTCGACCTTACACAGACACAAGGTTCGTTTAGCACAGCAAGGACGTTTACCAGATTATGTTTCCTTTAAGAAACGTGATGTCAATTCGAAAATTGAACTAAAAGACAAATTAACTAAAGCGTTACATGCCTGTGTACATGAAGGCATGTCGCAAAATCATGCAGCAAATCTATTTGACATACCGAAAAGCACTCTATGGCGCCATCTTCAAAAACGTGTAGCTGAAGCAGAACTTTCACAAAAACTTGAACTGGGCCACATCAAGGAGGAAGTAATATTATCTTAA